A DNA window from Drosophila biarmipes strain raj3 chromosome 2R, RU_DBia_V1.1, whole genome shotgun sequence contains the following coding sequences:
- the LOC108026716 gene encoding uncharacterized protein LOC108026716, with amino-acid sequence MVTDAKDTLSAKSSTKEVQCQHSGCDEPLAQDGALSSPTSLTTPKSARVGIFNAEDFLSRAQLNDKINNILRSPTKAPNGVRQRSVFTNNNPSPQATMRLVSSMSSALGPRLSSLSLSAGSVSGVKRGFERGLERGSSSSSLGNSASVGTNTNILAKECSSQTSSSARPFMHLGVHAAPHSAFGAMPQVTAGFEAVGLEMDAANITRSGKSLTGRFNSGYGFEVEGAYCLPQAHHTQQFPSPMPPPPYALGRVSSRNFEFDNNTPPPCPGSGPIAMSNGTIQLRLREGVRIDMTLDKAVRVLNQRSMVAIALSRNCSNSALIHPNGRILQSGSKVEIVTYDGMKANNFVRYAKMWYKGVSFTSESCALIYLVDTAGTRTTTDTFTDLTKDYTLAVFYDDSRHGPSFMSDAHDVIANSTYNCAEDGTEVYDINGFRITQAADGLVKVTRQHNKCLIRTSPGNGSATLTTPGIHCTASLGKTSHLFVRRNEKRMHFDGSCFIVRNAGHSAGFNENNLLIVY; translated from the exons ATGGTCACCGACGCGAAGGACACCCTTTCGGCCAAGAGCTCCACCAAGGAGGTGCAGTGCCAGCACTCCGGCTGCGATGAGCCTCTGGCCCAGGACGGGGCCCTCTCCAGCCCCACCTCGCTGACCACCCCCAAGAGCGCCCGCGTGGGCATCTTCAACGCCGAGGACTTCCTGTCCCGCGCCCAGCTGAACGACAAGATCAACAACATCCTTCGCTCGCCCACAAAGGCCCCAAACGGCGTGCGTCAGCGCTCCGTCTTCACCAACAACAATCCATCGCCG CAAGCCACCATGCGCCTTGTGTCGTCGATGAGCAGCGCGCTGGGTCCTCGCCTGAGCAGCTTGTCGCTGAGCGCCGGGAGCGTGAGTGGCGTGAAGCGCGGATTCGAGCGCGGCCTGGAGcgcgggagcagcagcagcagcctggGGAACAGCGCCAGCGTGGGCACCAACACCAACATCCTGGCCAAGGAGTGCTCCAGCCAGACGAGCAGCAGCGCCCGTCCCTTCATGCACCTGGGCGTCCATGCGGCCCCCCATTCGGCATTCGGCGCCATGCCGCAGGTGACCGCCGGCTTCGAGGCAGTGGGCCTGGAGATGGACGCCGCGAACATCACGCGCAGCGGCAAGAGCCTCACGGGGCGCTTCAACTCTGGATATGGCTTTGAGGTCGAGGGAGCCTATTGCCTG CCTCAGGCGCACCACACCCAGCAGTTCCCCTCGCCCATGCCGCCACCACCCTACGCCCTGGGCCGCGTCAGCTCGAGGAACTTCGAGTTCGACAACAACACTCCGCCGCCGTGCCCCGGCTCCGGACCAATCGCCATGAGCAACGGCACCATCCAGCTGCGCCTGCGCGAGGGCGTTCG CATTGATATGACCTTGGACAAGGCGGTGCGGGTGCTCAACCAGCGCAGCATGGTGGCCATCGCCCTGTCGCGCAACTGCAGCAACTCGGCCCTCATCCATCCCAATGGACGAATCCTGCAGAGCGGCTCCAAGGTGGAGATCGTCACCTACGACGGCATGAAGGCCAATAACTTTGT TCGCTATGCCAAAATGTGGTACAAGGGCGTCAGCTTCACCAGCGAGTCCTGTGCCCTCATCTATCTGGTGGACACAGCTGGCACGCGCACCACCACCGACACCTTCACCGACCTGACCAAGGACTACACACTGGCAGTGTTCTACGA CGACTCGCGCCACGGCCCGTCCTTTATGTCGGATGCCCACGACGTTATCGCCAACTCCACCTACAACTGCGCCGAGGACGGCACCGAGGTGTACGACATCAATGGATTCCGCATCACGCAGGCGGCCGACGGCCTGGTGAAGGTCACCCGCCAGCACAACAAGTGCCTGATTCGCACAAGCCCCGGCAACGGGTCGGCCACCCTGACCACCCCCGGCATCCACTGCACGGCTTCGCTGGGGAAGACCTCGCACCTGTTTGTCCG TCGTAATGAGAAGCGCATGCACTTCGACGGATCCTGTTTCATTGTGCGCAACGCCGGCCACTCGGCCGGATTCAATGAGAACAATCTGCTGATTGTCTACTAA
- the LOC108026717 gene encoding uncharacterized protein LOC108026717 codes for MNPPLGLSKSALFTGLCVALMSAALTNALDCYACSYLDGYSDTSCLNNASAVRVINCTKKYCVTVRQELLRNSSKVMSFLRDCQDEPVMLYGNRPDETFRTYYTSCQQNRCNGHNGRVKNSTSGTGGGGIHNAIVPGKNTGQGASFTPRLLFIFLVPALWQLT; via the exons ATGAATCCACCGCTCGGACTGTCAAAATCCGCGCTCTTCACAGGACTCTGCGTCGCCTTAATGTCAGCAGCCCTTACGAATG CTCTCGACTGCTATGCTTGCAGCTACTTGGACGGGTACAGTGACACCTCCTGCCTGAACAACGCCAGTGCAGTGCGCGTGATCAACTGCACCAAGAAGTACTGTGTGACGGTGCGCCAGGAACTGCTG CGCAACTCGAGCAAGGTAATGTCCTTCCTGCGCGACTGCCAGGACGAGCCGGTG ATGCTGTATGGAAACAGGCCAGATGAAACGTTTCGCACCTACTACACCTCCTGCCAGCAGAACCGCTGCAATGGACACAATGGACGGGTTAAGAACTCAACCAGTGGAACTGGGGGCGGTGGGATTCACAATGCCATAGTTCCAGGAAAAAATACTGGCCAAGGGGCGTCTTTCACTCCACGGTTACTGTTCATTTTTCTTGTCCCTGCACTTTGGCAATTGACTTAG